A stretch of Clostridium formicaceticum DNA encodes these proteins:
- the mtnK gene encoding S-methyl-5-thioribose kinase, whose translation MAANYKALTEDTAMEYVKKNLDIFSEEAVLRCKEIGDGNLNLVFRVWEEISSKSIILKQALPYARIVGEAMPVTLDRARIESEALMLQGELCPALTPKVYRFDRDLYLTVMEDLSDHIILRKGLIEGKEYPNFAENIGEFMAYTLFFTSDLGMDQVRKKQLQKKFINPELCKITEDLVFSEPYFDAAGNKIEPHLLDRVEENWKNKDLIKEVAILKEGFMTKAQALIHGDLHTGSIFVTEKSTKVIDPEFAFYGPMGFDIGAIIGNFILNYAAQPAYMEKDQQKLQHYRSYLLESIRKIWQEFYKEFIELWEIHVKAPIESSNLYKEVYMRNLFEDTLGYAGCKMIRRIYGLAGVADIDNIKELVKRSRAQMLALDIGEMLILKRREIKDIDEVIEKIKSFD comes from the coding sequence ATGGCGGCTAATTACAAAGCGTTGACGGAAGATACTGCAATGGAGTATGTGAAAAAAAATTTAGACATTTTTTCTGAAGAGGCTGTTCTTCGATGTAAGGAAATTGGAGACGGCAACTTAAATCTAGTGTTTCGTGTTTGGGAAGAGATTTCCAGCAAAAGTATTATACTGAAACAGGCGCTACCCTATGCTAGAATTGTGGGAGAAGCAATGCCAGTAACACTGGATCGTGCTAGAATAGAAAGTGAGGCATTGATGTTGCAGGGAGAGTTATGTCCTGCTTTGACACCTAAAGTATATCGCTTTGATAGGGATCTATATCTGACCGTTATGGAGGACTTATCTGACCACATTATATTGAGGAAGGGCTTGATTGAGGGTAAAGAGTATCCTAACTTTGCAGAAAATATTGGAGAGTTTATGGCATATACACTTTTCTTTACTTCTGATTTGGGCATGGATCAGGTAAGGAAAAAACAATTACAAAAAAAATTTATTAATCCAGAGCTTTGTAAAATTACGGAGGATTTAGTATTCTCTGAGCCTTATTTCGATGCAGCAGGAAATAAGATCGAACCCCATCTATTGGATAGAGTAGAAGAAAATTGGAAAAATAAAGATCTTATTAAGGAAGTTGCTATCCTAAAGGAAGGTTTTATGACAAAAGCGCAGGCTTTGATTCATGGAGATCTGCACACTGGCAGCATTTTTGTAACGGAAAAAAGTACAAAAGTGATTGATCCAGAATTTGCATTTTATGGACCAATGGGCTTTGATATAGGCGCAATTATAGGAAATTTTATTTTAAATTATGCTGCACAGCCTGCCTATATGGAAAAAGATCAACAAAAACTACAACACTATAGAAGTTATCTATTAGAAAGTATAAGAAAGATATGGCAGGAGTTTTATAAGGAATTTATAGAATTATGGGAGATACATGTTAAAGCACCTATAGAATCCAGTAACTTATATAAAGAAGTCTATATGAGAAATTTGTTTGAAGATACATTAGGTTACGCTGGATGTAAAATGATTCGACGGATTTATGGATTAGCTGGTGTTGCGGATATTGACAATATTAAGGAGCTTGTAAAAAGAAGTAGAGCACAAATGCTAGCGCTAGATATTGGAGAAATGCTTATCTTAAAACGTAGAGAGATAAAGGATATTGATGAAGTTATAGAGAAAATAAAGTCTTTTGATTAG
- a CDS encoding class II aldolase/adducin family protein, whose product MREEICQIGKRMYDREFVAANDGNISVRISENEIWTTPTGVSKGFMTPEMLVKVDLQGKVLEGDSKPSSELKMHLKVYEERPEIKAVVHAHPLTATVLAVAGIPLDQALLPEAIVTLGTVPIAPYATPSTEEVPESIASYLKDHNAVLLENHGALTWGRDILEAYYRMETLEFYAKIILTTRMLGQANELPYDKIAGLLKIRESMGIVGNIPWPKKN is encoded by the coding sequence ATGAGAGAAGAAATTTGTCAGATAGGTAAGCGAATGTATGATAGAGAGTTTGTAGCGGCTAACGATGGTAATATATCTGTTCGCATCTCAGAAAATGAAATATGGACTACCCCGACAGGAGTAAGTAAAGGTTTTATGACACCGGAGATGTTGGTAAAGGTAGATTTACAAGGAAAGGTATTGGAGGGGGATAGCAAGCCATCTTCTGAGCTAAAAATGCATTTAAAAGTATATGAAGAAAGGCCAGAAATCAAAGCAGTGGTGCATGCTCATCCCTTAACAGCAACAGTTTTGGCGGTGGCTGGAATCCCATTAGATCAGGCACTTCTGCCAGAGGCTATTGTTACATTAGGAACGGTACCTATAGCGCCGTATGCTACACCCTCTACAGAAGAGGTGCCAGAATCTATAGCTAGTTATTTGAAGGATCATAATGCAGTGTTACTGGAAAATCATGGAGCACTAACATGGGGAAGAGATATTTTAGAAGCCTACTATCGTATGGAAACCTTAGAGTTTTACGCAAAAATCATACTCACTACTAGAATGTTAGGTCAAGCCAATGAACTACCTTATGATAAGATAGCGGGTTTATTGAAAATCAGGGAAAGTATGGGAATTGTGGGCAACATACCATGGCCTAAAAAAAACTAA